Genomic DNA from Bombus affinis isolate iyBomAffi1 chromosome 8, iyBomAffi1.2, whole genome shotgun sequence:
TCCAAACATTTTAATAACAGGTAAATTTAATAACCACTGTTGTTTTAAAACAAGTAAATACAATAGCTGCTTCTGAATTTATTCAttcagaaattaaataaaatgaaataacaaacTCTTCGTATTTAGGTACACCTGGGGTAGGAAAAAGTTTACTGTCTCGTACTTTATGTCAGAAAACTGGATTAACTTCCATTAATGTTAGCGATTTTGCTATTGAAAAAGACTGCGTGGAATTTTATGATGCAGTATATGAGTGCCCTATCTTAGACGAGGAAAAGgtaatttataaaacaaattttaattatatacttATGAATACTATTTTTTTCATTCGCAGTTATTGGATGAAATGGAAGACCTTATTTGTAAAGGTGGAGTGGTAGTTGATTATCATGGGTGCGACTTTTTCCCTAAAGAATGGTTTGACATTGTTTTTGTGTTAAGGACGGACAATACTATTTTGTATGATCGCTTAACGGATAGAGGCTATACAGGAAAGAAGTTGGAAGATAATATACAgtgtgaaatatttcaaattattcttGAACAGGCAAGAGCAACTTTTGAGGAAGAAATAGTTTACGAACTGACAAGTGATAACAGAAATCAATTAAGGAGCAATGTAAATAGCATATTTCAATGGATCCAGCAATGGAAATTGGATAATCAAGAAGAATAATTTAACTTATAAGtcttgttatttatttttcatacaaTAGTGCctttattttactattttaacATATAATGCTGTACAAAGTTACAGAATAATATTGTTTAGTACAAAAACAATAAACAGATGAAAATAATGTAATGTTGTTCATATATCaataaataaagatttaaaCATAGAATAAAATGTTTATATCTATAAACAATAAATACATTACAACATACTTTTCACATTAACATTTATACataaatacatttatatataaattaatatacatttatacataaaAATTAATGTATATGTTATATTACAAATGTTTTATATGGTACTAAAAATTATGCTCATTCTATTATACCTAGATCGTGctttaattttcttaatttagTATTTATACTATCATAATATTTCATTCGTATAAGAAGAAATTCTGCTTTTTTGATATTTTCTTGTCGAAATGCATCTGCTATTTCCCTATATGAAAAATGTGTTCATTAGTTAGTTTGAAAATAATGGATTCATTTTTCAGtgaaaaaaatattactttgttAAATTATTTAGCATAGTTTCATTCTCTTGTACtagcttttttattttctctatGTCATCTCCAACATCttctatttcttcatttttctccatgatttctattaaaaattctGCGTTCACATTGTCTGTTTCTTCCGATATTGTTATGTCATTTAATTTTAACATGTATAATCCTCTTTTTAGTGGATGTATTAATGTGCTATAAGCATTATTTACTAGTGACGATAGGGTTTCAGAAAATTGCTTTTctttctgtaaaaaaaaaaaaaaaaaaaaaacatattttGAGATAAACATATTAGTATGACTATTATAATCAGTACTGCACTTACCTCAGACTTGGTACCAAATTTATCAGGATGTAGCAATTTTTGGAGCTCCTTATACTTTTTTTGAATTTCTGTAACTTTAACATCATAACTTTTCGGGACTCCTATTATATCGAAATAAGTTAAATTTTCAGGTGGTTCTTGTAATACTTTACATTTGGAGCAAAACAAGTCAGATTTATATACAAAATTGCAGTTCCAACATTTTGACAGACTATTACTTGAATATTGTGATACGTTTGTTAAAATTAAAGGAGAGATGTAATTTTTATCTACATAATACAAATGTAAATTTTGTTGCTGTTGTTTAAGATTTAGATACAAGACGTTATACTTTTTTATAAGATTAAAAAAAGATTTTCTGAAGTACATAATTTCAGCATAAGGTTATCATAACTTTATTATGTTTTGATATCAAAATAAACACTTATAAATACGTAATTTTTAATCGATGACAAAagattaacaattaacaacattaaatatttgttaattgTATAAACTATAAATGATTTGATATtataagagaaatctatttaGTAGGATGTAAAATATCACGTCAGGTTATATAGTTCGTGGTTCGAACTAGTACCAACGAGGAGGTAGTGTTCCAAATAAACtttcaattataaattaaaagtaaaCATATTATGCGAACATGCCGACTTACGAAATGCCATTATTAATACGAATAGCAAACAAGGTATCATATTAATTCGTAATACGTTTTACAAgagatatttaatatatttcttaaCCTCAAAATAAATTGTTTACGTTATGattaacaattaaaataataaattatatttgtagaCACAATATGCATCTGTCTTAAAGAATGTGGCAAATTCTATATTTGAGACAGGTGGATTtattagaaaaattgaaaattgggGTGATAAGCAACTTCCATGCAGAACATCTGCTCATGGTAAAACTAATACACACGCTAGGTAggtatttacaattattttcttttgtacatttaaataatatgtctTAATCAGATAATTCTTATTATATTCAGACATTTCATGATTTGTTTTGATATGCCACCATCTCAAATTAGTAAACTTGAAGATGATTGTGGAAGAAATATAAGTATTATTAGAGCAAGtgtatataaacaaaatattccACCTCAGAATATACAATGCACATTGGAAGAAGAAATGTTACCTCCACCTTATAGGTAAGTACTTTTAAACTTTAGATAGcgtctttatatattttatctgtAATAActgtttcatatatattttttatttaacagACCCAGTGTGTTAAAACTTTTGGAACAAGCCAAGAAACATAAGCGGTACAGATCTCAATTCAAGTATAATTCTGGTCTTGATTATTATCCTTTCTTGCGATGAATGAATTACTTGATCACCATACAATATACCATGTATAGTATAAGAATAAAATACGTAGAAGTTACAAATTTGTGGAGTcgtgtaaataaaaatattggcaaagccaaataaaatgaaaataatttagtaAATGTAAAGGTCACCTAGTTATGTTTTTTTGTAGGTCATTTATTAACTCATATTATCAATacattatgaaaaattatttttataatcatcaaaaatatttgtacaaaatacttaatataattatatatcatTTATCATTATACAATAACTATAATAGTTATCGTTTCACGCGTAACATGAATTTTTTAAAGTATAATTTGGTTACACTGTAACTCGTAAGGGATTCGATAGTAACAGTAGCAGAGTTGTCAGCTGTTTATACCGATAGCTCTGTTTTATAAtctatttgtaatatttaacaaatatgtATAATCAGCTGGTTGTGTCCCGTTGCAGaatatattcttttcttttatatttgcaaataaATCGCTTTTTCATTAAagaatgaattttttaatagtttttaaatacattaataatatATGTTCGATGTATTATCGTTCAAAGTATACTTCTCAATTTTCACAGATTGAGCATAGATGTGTATGTGCAACATTGAGATTGCTCATATCTTTGAAAAGGAAAGTacacaaattttataatattgtacTTGACTATCTCCTAAATTAAATGCATAGAAAGTCATCTGGCACGCGCGAAGATGCGTTTTGTGCACCATTTAGAATTGGACCACGATAATAAACATTGTTGTACAAGGAAATTTTGTCCGTAAGTCTAGTGTATCATAAAGATAAAATAAGAAACGCGAATGTAATTGGAATTTCTTCGAACAACATTTAGTTTTAGACGAACAGCTTTACATATGTCTGGTATTCCCGAAATTAATACCACTTTGATTAGCACCCTTATTGCTGCCGTATTGCAGACTAATCACACCCTGTCCAGCCCTTAATTGTTCTTCGGTAAAGTTACGTACATTTTTATCCGCTTCTTTTGGTCCGATGCTTGGTTTACCATAGTTACCCGCCTAAAAACATAAATTTTAAGTTAGAACACCAATACAAAATTATTCGTTAATAACAAATTTTCGTAAGTTAATTATGATTAAATGATTAATACCATATTCAAAGAACTGTTTAAACTTTACATAAGGATGTTTTAACGTTTCCATAATATTGCTTCACCAATTAGTTTCAATGATGTCGATGTGGAGACGAAACGTTGAAACACTTTCAGAAGGATATAACTAATCTTGAATTTATAATAAGCTAGAGCtttcgaagaagaaaaagatgttacatgtacatataccttTCTACCGAGGGATTGCAAGCAAATTACGACCGAATTGAGATTTTGTCTTTCCCACAGATCGACAGTTTGGAAGGTTTCTTGGGCTGGAACACCTAGCATTCTCGCAGCTTCGAGGAATGCATTGATATTTTCCATACACTTGAAGGCCAAACTAGTCTTGTTAATTTTCTTCACCGATCCCTCTTTAATATCGTTCACCAGTCTGAAAAATGAAGAAcgataattaattatgaaaaaatCGGAGCAACAACGATCAATATTGTTTAACAAAGTGTAACTACTTGCAAAGAAGAACTCCGTCTCTCAATGTTTCATAGAAATTATCCATATCCCCGTCGGTGTTTATATTCTCACCGGTGATCGTTTTGATCCATTCCAAACATTCCTGCGCCAGTTCCTTGCTATATTTGCTGTTGATCTGTAACAGAAATGCATTTACGATCAGTCTCAGTTTTCTTTAGGAATCCAACAATAACAAAAGTTACGAGATTATCGAAAAGGTaagattgataaaaaaaaaacaaaagcaGAAATCAAAATTTCTGTCCATCTATCGTCGTACAAAATTCTGATTCAAAGAAAAcgttctttattttattagacGTCTTAACTTATGTTTTATTATGTCAGGGATTTCACGAGATTTTCGTCGATCTTTCGAACCCGAAGGGGCACGAGCCACTAGCGACTGCTTGTTATTAATTATGCGATGTGCCAGTGATCCAAGTAACACATCCTGTAGGGTCTGCGACATGAGCGTGGCCGGAGTCACTGACCCAACTTGTTTAAACACTTTGCTCGTTGTTTCTTCGAGGTGCCTCGCAAATCTTCCCCGTGAACGAAAGCATCGTTTCGCAGAAAGTTCCCGCGTTGTTTAAAAAAGGTTAAAGATGTAGTATGTATTCTCATTTACTTTTCCATTGTCAAGACGATTTCCAgagtaacatttttttttttttttgctttctaCGTTTCTGAAGGGTACGTAGAACAAACGACGAAATGCTTACCGATCTATCGGTATAGAAGAGAAACTTTAATCAATCTAGGAAGACAAAAATCTCTGCTCCAATTCCAAAATAAGGATCAGAAATTCCTTCGGTCCCTTTCAAGTACCAAACTCGTTTCTCAACTCAAGATTTTACAAAAGACGTTACGAACGACCACGGCAACAGCATACGACGAGATTCGTATATCCTGAAGTCCGTGGAGAACGCGTAATGGGCGCACAGTTATTCACGTAAAGGCTACCTAAAAAGGAGAGGTTCGTAAGCATGGACCGTCGCATTCATCCCGATGCAGTATGTATATTCCGTTAGGCATACGGTGTCTTGATCGTGATGTATTTCACGTGTCTGCGTCGTAAAACGACCAGTCTTGTGATCCTGTGCATGCAATTAGAATAATATACTATCGATTTGGCGTCTGGTATCCTTGTTCTAAGCGTGGTAGTAATCAGAATTTTGCAATATTTGCAGCATCCTTGCAAATATCTCTTCGTCCGGTATTTTCATTTTTCAGATTCTTCGTATTTTCGAATACGTTAAATTGATATATCGGAGTTCGTAAGTTTCGAAtagtaaattttattaaatcagCTATAAGATGGAACGAATCGAGAAACCAGGAGGCCAAgcgtattaattataaattataatgtgAATCTATCAGAATTCTTATTACAGACATATAAACCAGGAAGTTCATAAACAATACCTCGTTCAAAGAAGCTTCACGATAGAGGTATTCACTTTCTCCGAACGCATCATTCAGCGGTCCGTTGAAATTGCATCCTAATCACGGAAGAAGAATATGCACGAGCAATTACAATATGCAATTAATAAGAATAATAGCGATTGTTAAGTTCGAAGTGTTGGAACTTTCACGCAAGTGTAGATCTTGCTTCCTCTAACTTGCTCCCGTTATTTCGCCATTTCACGGAACATTCTGTTGTTACGACTCGCCTTAGTCTATAAGACgtcaaaagaaaatatttttgtatacaaGCAAACTTTTTTCCCTGTTAAAAGCTATCTTGTTTCAAGCAAAAAAACACCCTTTGCTATATTATCACTCGTATTTATGTAAGTGTTTCTAGTTTCTCGTATCTCTGTTTGAAATAGATGCTTTGAACGTTGTTATCATAAAATCACATAGCATTATCGTTATCATACGATCACAAAGTCTCGAGTATCCATAATAGCAGAAAGCACGTATTACATTAATGGAAGGAAGATTACGAGCGAAGCTCAGATTAATTTTCTTCGAttgacatttattttatttgatataaatccttcgattcttataaatattatatttgtgaTTTTTATGCGTATAGAATACTTTTAGGAAATGATAACAGGTAATCTCTGTAGTCACAAGTGTTCTTCTACACTCGGTTTCCCATAGCCAACGATAACGTTCGATTCGTCCTCAACGACATCCACTATCTCCGTGATATAAGCCCGTGTATGATGTAGAACACGATGCGAATACTATATTTAGATATTGAGTAAGCGCACGATAATTTCATTAACGAGGAAAGAATGACGAGGAGCGTTGAAAAATGCTCGCGGTTTTGGGGCAACCGAGTGGAACGAAGCAAACACCGTTCCGAGCGACGTGTCTCGCTTATGAAAGTACCTTTCAGATTACTTAATACGGGATTATAACATTGGCGAGTCTTCTATTGTAAGGTTGTAGCTCTGCAAGATCATTTGCATAAACTCGCGGACACGTCAGCGGTCGCTTTGCAATTTTTGCTTGTGTAATTATTCCCGTGCGTCGACGTGTTTGATCCTTCGTTTTCAGTAATATCTATTATTATACTTATTACGAACGCGAATAACAACGATCATTCGCCTTTCAACTTTTACCGAaactaattttaattattgcgTTGTCGGTTTCCGTTGCTCGGACAAGCTGAGaacgtttttctttttaattgtaATTATCGTGTTCTTATTTCGCGTTTTCACCTCGTTGAAAAGAATTGTTGATCACAATGAAAAAATATGAGAACCTAACGCGATATTCCAGGGGAacgattattttctattttgtttctttcgtGATCGAGAAACGAATGTAAAAATAACAGTCGCACGATAGACACACGTTAATTTATCTAGCCTCGACCAAAGAATAACGCTTATCATTGCGTTAAATTTCACGAAGGCAACGTACACAGGTCTTACAAAAGCTACCGAGGCAAAACGAAATGTTTAGGGACAGGGTGTGACGTCTACCTATATAGATTCTGCTGCATACCAGGCGATCTCGAAGCTGGATCTTCTCGAGCAGGCTGCTCAAGTTTGAAGGGCGTGGTGGAGCCTATTGTGTCGAAGATTATGTGGGGCTGCAACAGGCGAACCCTCGTTTATATCATTTTTCTTGCTTCTTCCGACGAGCGATGCTTCTGCTATAAAAAGTACGCTCGAACGCTATAATTGACTGGAGTTGTTTATAAAAACTGTATGTTTTTGgtaagaaaaatagaagaatccTTATGTTCACGGCAGATTCTACCAAGAAACAGGCATATTTGTCGAAATTGTCTATCACGTACAAATAACATGACGTAAGAAACGACGTGTCGATATTAGATTATTTTACGTGATCATTGCACCTTGCCCGATTAGATATCGCATACTTGTCCAATTTTTAAACAACGCCGTACATTTTTGTTTACCGTCGCGGTTTCCATTTATTTTTGGACAGAAAGATATTTAGACATTGGTCTTATCTTTTGTCATTGGAATGTAAGAGTTACTATTCCCTGTGCAAAGATATTACAGGTTTATTTCATTTCGATTAGTATGAAATCGATAATCTGTAATCTGTGCATCTGACATCAGCTCGTGTTACCTTCTTATCGTCAAAATCCGAAAGAAACGCAATTTGTCGCAGTCACGCAGATCGTTCTGCAAAGGAACGTAGCTTGTATAGAAGATGGTTGCAAGCGCAAGTGTGAGCCGGTTGCCGGGGCAAGTGTTTGCAGTTAAAGGATTGCCTCGTGTCTTTCTGATACTTGCGACAACGACGCTTTTAACGGCGCTCTAGCTCGTTCACGGTCATGAAAATTGGGTCAGAGGCCTGGCCATCAATGAATCGCTGGACAAATTGAAGGAATTGCTCTTCTCGAAGAGTATGCTACCAGCGAAATCATTTTCCTCGTTACACCAAGTCCACTTAGATTAATTTATTGGTCATAGAATTAACGTTGTTAATTAACTTATGATCGGAGATGAAGCCTACGATTGCTCCGCTGATTGATGGAATAGCAACATGTTTCGCTCGAAAGTGTCTCTGAATTTCTTGCAAATACATCAAAATATTACTggttataatttattaataatttgattCGTTTCAATTTGAACGTTATTAATGTTActaattatatagaattattggCTTggtcaatattttatattatacacgTCGTTTAAGTTTGATTTATTTCTACAGATTAAAAAATTCCTATCAATAAATCACTTACAATTCCTCTTTGTCAGAGATAAGACGATTAAGTAGCAATTGCTACGAATCAAGCTGTATTCGCTGTATACGACGCAGCAATATTTCAACCACATAAGGTTTAGTTATCGATTAGACGATAAGGGGCAGTTAGATCGATCAGCGGAACGATTTTTAGAAAACCATCCACTAATATctgaataaatattaaattgataTGGAACTGTGATATCGAGGCATGAATCTTGCGAATTTTACAATTTCTCAGAGATGGAATTCGCTGTACAAGCAATGACGTAATGCTTCTGTATAATTTTACGCAATTCAAACTCAATTTTTTATTCTCTCTTCGTTTGGCAGAATAAAACGGCCAGAACGAGCTCGGTATTACAAGATTTGTTATGTTCAGAACGCGTGATCTAAAATTCCTTTCCACGaatcgaagaaaaaaaaaacagatggAATTGCATCGATTACGTCGATTCACCTTGATCACGAAAGCAAGGAGAACAGCATTTAAAAGTGTCTCTCGTTCGACCAGTTTCCATATCGGTGCAAAAGATTTGCTCCTGAAACGATTGGTTGTCTAACGATCTATCTTAGGAAGTAGATTATCTTAAAAACGACCTTCATCATAAATCTATAATTAACCTACTTTCTAATAAATATTCTGAAATATGACGCAGTTGCGATTATTTGTCTTTCAATAATTAATCCGATTATTACTCATATATGTTCTTCCGATAACCAATCTCATTATCTCTTTCATCTTTATCTTTCACTCAATTTCTACTCattcaaattatttttataacttACTTGATTACGTTCTAGCGATGAAGAAGACACTTGATAATTTCTAAAGTACATAGATAAGTATTATCTACTTTGCTGTCACCTTGATCGGCTTTTTCCACACTTTGCGCGGACAACTTTTCAGAAAAATGTTACTTACGATTACATTACACACAGTGAATGTATAAAATTGTCGACGAGCTTAgtaacgaaaaataaaaataaaaaaaagagaaaaacgtaaTCTAGATTAAAAAAAATCGTTGACCTACTTTAAGAGGAGTCACGATTGCGTAATTTCACGTTTCATACACGACACAGTTCCATACAGATACATAAGCGTGTTCAAACGTGAGTCTCCTCCAAGGTTGCCTGCCTTGTCGGCCATATAAGGACCTCTAAACGAGATGAAGCCCGAGCAGGTAAGACACCGTCGCCACGTCGATAACCATCTTGTGCTCGCACGTGAAACTTTGCAAGTTGAACGACATACTTTGTAAATATACGTCAAAAAGTTATACAATCGTCGTGAAACATTGCTTTCATACAGCTCATCACTTTTTCAGCTATTTAGACCGAACATCTGCTGACTGGGTCACACGGAACTCcattaactttattttattgaacaaattgtcGCTTGTTTGTGTTACCGATGCCAGGATTTTGATTTGCTTGGCTTctgattaatttcaattatattctACGACTTGTACGCTCTACTATATTACTCTACGAGTCCAGATATCACTGCAAATATTCTTTATATCTTGTATTTTGCATTCGTCTTTTGTTCATTTTTTACAAGTTCCATCGATCGTTCGTCGCTATTTATGCGATCTCTGCTAACGAGCGCACGAGATTTCGTCCTGATGGAAACTGATTGCATACGAAGTGGAGAAGTTCACGGTTGTTCCTCGACCGTGAAATTCCCTGTAGCACTCGTGGGAATTGGAGACTGTTAATTTAAAAGAACGCAAGGTCACGAGGGGAGATCGTGTCGAGGTTGCTGAGGTCTTTGCAACTCGGTCATTTTTCGCGGCCCGTGAACTGTTAATTAATTCTTCAGCAACTTTGAGTCCGTTCGGGTAATTTCTCCTTCGCACGTGAAGATACGTAATATGAACATAATTTCTGTATTAATCTTTCGTTCAGTTCCCTCGAGCACGAAGCTGAAATTCACCGGTATACGTAATTGCGGACAATTTCGTAAGATGTTCCATCATCTTGACGAACGATCGGTAATTAAAGCTGTTTCAACTTGATAAGTGTCAAAGATATGACGTAAAAAAGAAGCTATGCTTCTTCTGAGTCACTCGTAAGCAAGAGAAAGTTCACTGCAACCTATGCACTTATACTTTATCACGATACTTTGCATCCGAGGAACTTCATGCTCGGACTTCATGATTACGGATCTCGAGGTTAATTCCTTTTAAATAGCCCTTTACTCGAATCGCTACCATATGGCGATCAAATATCAGATAGCTTCGAGTACGCCACTTAAAATAATTAGACTATCGAACTTGACAGATTTATTCCCCCATTAAATTTGATATATATCTGTTTAACTAAACCTAAACTTAATCTTGTAAATaactatatatttaataaacttGTATAGAAATTATCgttcgtgtatatatatatatatatacatttacgtGAAAATTAAAGATGCAAAACTAGGCATAATACGCAAAAACGTAACACTTCGACAATGGAGTGctcgttataattttttatcacAAGGTAAAACGAATTTCTATGTAAGTTCTATTCCTTTAactgtgttcataaaaataattgcataaaaattcgcagtctaatCGTGAATTTAGAAATTTCAAAGGACACTGTCATACTAACCTCCATGTCCAAGTTTATGAACAGTCACGCGTTGATGATGTTCGATGACACGTCGAATTAAGACTAGCTTTctatacgttttatcgagatTTCTTCAAGTCAAGTATCTTTCGACGTATCTCGATGAATCAGAGTCGACATGGAGGGAATGTTCGTAGCGTGTTGTCGTAAAAAGAAGAAGTAGAATGCAGACATAGGATATTCTACGGACTCGTATCTTGACTCGCTGAACAGAATTTGTATTGCACTGCACGATGTCCTTCGCCTCTATTGCCATGCTCGGCCTCGCGCGTCAGCTAATGATTTGTGCGTACAAATTTACGTAGCCAACGCGTTCTTGGTATTTCGCGATTTTAGATCGCAACTGCGAGTAACATCCGCAGGAATCTCGTTGGAACGACTTTCACATAGATACGCGATATTACTAAAAAATATTACGCGAATTCTACGAATTTATTCGAGAAGAGGAATTCTACGACCTTGATGCTAGAACCAACGTAAGAGCAATCAGAATGGACAATTTgtaatttgttttttattaatttgtaaTCAGAAATTTTGCGCGATATATTTTTAAGGATTTGCTTTGGATTAATCGCGAGAGAATAATAATCCTAAATTGAATTCTACACGTAAAAATGTTCAAAGATGCGATTATTTTTGAAACTTTTATTCTCCagatttaaatttcatttttacagTCACTGATGACTACTGCGTGTATAATTTTACTCATCCACGAAAGGAAATATTTTCCAAGATCTCCAACGCGTCTAGTATGTCAATTTACTCGCAGCTGTTAGCTACGAGGCGAAGATTCGCGCTTGGAGATTCGAACGACGGAAGAGGAAAGGTCAGCAGCGGACAACAGGAATATTGCTGGAAGGAGCCTGAAGGAATTTGCATCGTAAATTCTCGTATCGATTGTTATATAAACGTATTAAGGAAACTCGAATGGTAAGCAAGGAACGAGCGTTTCTCGAATGTTCGCCTTCGGCCATTCGTTCCTAAAATGGAAACCACTTTATAGTATTTCCGGTGGCTAATACAGATATCTTGTGCACAGGGATGAAGCACGCCTATTTTTAGAACCGTAGTATAATGCTGCACATTCATCGTGCTTGGTTCACGGAAACACGTGGCTATAATTGTTATCTCTATTTTGTAACGAAACATCAGTCCCGTATGGTATACCGTGGGGAACGATACAGAAGGCAGGAATTGAAATAACAGTTCTTAAAAATATCGTGCCATAAACCACAAGGGAGGAGCGTGTTTCAACTACAACATACGTGTAATTAGCGTGTTTGGAATTAAAAGCAGTCATGGTTTCGTGAGTGCTACAAATATCAGTGAAAACAAATGCTCTACGAAAACGTGGGCGTGGTATATCGCGTGGTATATGCCATAGTAACTAGATTGTGGATACTCGTACTAATGATCGCTGCATGTtaaatataaaacgtattaatatcgatattaatgttattaaaaaagataaatattaatacaaatATACAATGTAACGAAATATTGGACTTTAAAATGGTGCAtgaataacaaaaaatattagcGGGAAATAATTGCTAGAATAAGGTATAATTCTACTCTATTTCACATTTAACAGTCCCATTACCTATTATCTGTAAGAATTATTGTTTTTTTATAAAACTACTAAGCAATTTGTTTCCGAAGGAAAACATTGCACCGACTGACCCAgtaattatgaaaaataattacgGTTCGTGGGGTGAACCTTGTACCGATAGCAACACTATCGTTGACCTCTCGTCGTTCTATACGTTTGTCAATTTCCTCTAATATCGTAAGTGTAGTTATTACAATTTTCGATGGTGAAAATTCGCGAAGCCACGGCTCCAtagtttttccatttttagaACGCAGCGAGATCTTATTCGCTTTCTCTGATAATTGAATAAATGGCGCAATAACAGCGAAAAAGGAACAGGACCAGTAAACGAACGATCGCATTCCAATAGCGATAAGCGTATCTTTATAATGAACATGCGTTTCTTCACGAGTGTTATAACGAGCGTCCTTCGGACTAGTTATTCGCCGATTGTTTCACGagacaaaaaaagaaacgagtTCGGAGCCGGTGCACAACGAGCCCTTTGTATTTCACCCCAtttttctctcccgtttgatcGAGACGATGAATATCGCGTTTCTTTTTCTCatattcttcttttgttttttatatgGAACGTAGTTAC
This window encodes:
- the LOC126919140 gene encoding adenylate kinase isoenzyme 6 is translated as MASIDRSFPNILITGTPGVGKSLLSRTLCQKTGLTSINVSDFAIEKDCVEFYDAVYECPILDEEKLLDEMEDLICKGGVVVDYHGCDFFPKEWFDIVFVLRTDNTILYDRLTDRGYTGKKLEDNIQCEIFQIILEQARATFEEEIVYELTSDNRNQLRSNVNSIFQWIQQWKLDNQEE
- the LOC126919130 gene encoding iron-sulfur cluster co-chaperone protein HscB, encoding MYFRKSFFNLIKKYNVLYLNLKQQQQNLHLYYVDKNYISPLILTNVSQYSSNSLSKCWNCNFVYKSDLFCSKCKVLQEPPENLTYFDIIGVPKSYDVKVTEIQKKYKELQKLLHPDKFGTKSEKEKQFSETLSSLVNNAYSTLIHPLKRGLYMLKLNDITISEETDNVNAEFLIEIMEKNEEIEDVGDDIEKIKKLVQENETMLNNLTKEIADAFRQENIKKAEFLLIRMKYYDSINTKLRKLKHDLGIIE
- the LOC126919142 gene encoding probable 28S ribosomal protein S6, mitochondrial, with product MPTYEMPLLIRIANKTQYASVLKNVANSIFETGGFIRKIENWGDKQLPCRTSAHGKTNTHARHFMICFDMPPSQISKLEDDCGRNISIIRASVYKQNIPPQNIQCTLEEEMLPPPYRPSVLKLLEQAKKHKRYRSQFKYNSGLDYYPFLR
- the LOC126919138 gene encoding myophilin isoform X2; this encodes MEINSKYSKELAQECLEWIKTITGENINTDGDMDNFYETLRDGVLLCKLVNDIKEGSVKKINKTSLAFKCMENINAFLEAARMLGVPAQETFQTVDLWERQNLNSVVICLQSLGRKAGNYGKPSIGPKEADKNVRNFTEEQLRAGQGVISLQYGSNKGANQSGINFGNTRHM
- the LOC126919138 gene encoding myophilin isoform X1, with protein sequence MANNRATKSGFAAEAQRKINSKYSKELAQECLEWIKTITGENINTDGDMDNFYETLRDGVLLCKLVNDIKEGSVKKINKTSLAFKCMENINAFLEAARMLGVPAQETFQTVDLWERQNLNSVVICLQSLGRKAGNYGKPSIGPKEADKNVRNFTEEQLRAGQGVISLQYGSNKGANQSGINFGNTRHM